The genomic region GGCAGGTTGCGCCGCTGCGCCGATTTTGGGTGTCCGCGTTTCATAATGCGCAGACACGATGATGATTGCGTCCGGCTGCGGATTCTCCTTGCCGAAACGAACCAGGAAATCACGCACCGCAGATGGCGTGATCGCCAGATCCGGTGCCCCGTGGGATATGAACAACGCTGGCTGCATGGCTGTGCCCTCTATACTACCGCAACGCACAGATAGGACCGCACGGCCAGAGGGAAAAGCCGCATATGCTGGACACAGTGTTTACGGTTTTTGCAGCCAATGGGCCCCAATTGCACCCTATCGCCGCCATCGGCACTCAAAGCGCGTTGAGAAAGGCTACCAATTGCCGCTTTTCTTCTTCCGAAAGTTCGATCTCGGGCACTTCGGTGTGCACACCATGGGGCGAGATGGTCCCGTCCAGCTCCGGCAATGTGGCAAAGGGATCAGGCCGCACCACATAGTGATCGACGACCTCTTCTAGGGTTTTGATCTGCCCGGCATGCATGTAGGGAGGGCGTTGGGATACCCCGCGCAAGCCGGGCGTTTTGAAGGCGCCTTCAAATACCGAAGGATCATCCGACATGAAGCGCAACTCCCGGCACTGCATGGGTTCGGCATCGCTGTAAGGTCCGGCGCAGGAAAACAGGTCCTGTTTCAAGAACAATACCGCAAGGGCGCGCCCGTAATCCGGTTTTTCGCGATTGCCCAGCTCAACGCCGGTATTGTGGAAGAACTGGTCGGTATAAAGCGGGCCGCTATGGCAATTGTCGCAGCGTGCCTTGCCGGTAAACAGTTTGAAGCCCTCAATCTCGTCCTCCGTCAGCCGGTCGCCTTCCGCAGGTTCTTTACCGGCCAAACGCGCCGCAAAAAAGCGGTCTATGCGGTTTTCTTCCGGCAGCAGGGTGCGTTGAAAGGCAGCAATCGCCTTGCCGGTATTGGCAAACACAAGGTTGATCGCATCCTGCACCGCGGGCGAAGCCTTCTCCCAGTTTTCCTGCGGCGCCCCGGGCAGCAAGGGCGAAGCCAGATACGGCCAGTCGCTGGCATCGGGTACAGGCCCGAACACCGCCTCATAGTCTGTCCGGTACCGGGTCACCACCTCCCGCGCCACCATGTCCCGCGTCATGCCGTGTTCGGCCGGCGTTTCCAGCGGTTCCAGCGCCTGGCTCCACTGGCTGTCCTTGCGCCCATCCCAGAAAAACCAGTCACCCCATTGCGCGCCGCGAAGCGCCATGGTGCGCCGGGGCGTTTCACCAATTCCCAGCCCTCTTGGCAATCCGTCCTGAAACGCCTTATCCGGCTGATGGCAGGAAGCGCAGGAAACGTTTGAGTTGGCGCTGAGCGCGGTGTCAAAAAACAGTTTTTCACCCAGCATTGCCGCGCCGGGATCATCGCCATACCGGTTGGTGGGATCAGCGCCCAGGGCAGGAAGCGAAGAAAGCATGAACTCCTTCGCCCGCTTCATGTCGTACGGCGTCAGCTCCGGGCCGCTGCAGGCAGCCGGCACCAGCCCTATAAGAGCAGATACAGCAACACGAAGGGTTGAAAGGAGTTTCACCCCGCTACTCCAGCACCCGGTTGAATCGCACCGTGTCCGTGCCCCCCGCCGCTTCGATGGTCACATCGAAAACCCAATGCCCCACCATCGAGAACTTGATGCCGTCGATGGCATAGACGCCCGGCTCTATCTCTCCCGTTGCAGCCGGCGAAGTCGGCAGGCCGTGGCCATGAGCCGGCATGCCACCGTCCACGGAGATTTTTGCACCGCGCACCGGTGCACCCGTACTGTCCGAAACCTTCAGATGCCACACACTGATGGGACCGGTTGACGGCTCTCCCTGCACGGGAATGAAGGAGACGGTATAAAGCCCGGTTTTGCTCGGCTTTTCCGTCCGCAGGTCCATGCCCGATTCTGTCTGACCGGTATTCTGCTGGCCTGAATTCTGCAGATGGCCCTGATGTTGGGGCATCATCGCCATCCAGGCAAAATATCCGGCGATTGCAATCAGGGCGATGCCTGCGAGGATTTTGAGATTGCGCATGTTGTGTCCCTTTTCATCGCCCCGGTGTCCCGGCACCTGTCCGCCCCAAATCAGTTTTGCTGCTTGCGCCGGCGCCCTTCAAGGGCAGCAACGACCCCGCGCAGGGTCTGGATTTCCTGTTCCTGCAACTGCATGTGGACGAAAATATTGCGAACCGTCTGTGCCATGCGATCGCGCCTTTGCGGGGAAAGAAGTAACCGGCATCGTCCAGTGCCTGCTCCACATGATCCATCAGCCCGACAAGGTGCTTTCGGTCGGCAACCACCCGTTCAGCCGGTCCGAAGGCATCGCGTGCCGGATCGCTGCCCGCCGTTTTCATCCATTCATAGCTCATCAGCAGCACGGCCTGGGCGATGTTGAGCGAGGCGAAGGCCGGATTGACCGGAAAAGTCACGATTTCATCGGCCAGAATGATCTCATCGTTGTTGAGCCCCCAGCGCTCGCGGCCGAAAAGAATGCCCGTCCGTTCACCGGCCGAAAACCGCCGCCTCAGATCGCTGGCGGCCTCTTCCGGCCCGCGCACCGGCTTGATGATGTCGCGCGGGCGCGCAGTGGTTGCCATGACGAAGGAAAGATCGGCAATGGCCGCTTCCAGCGTTTCATGAACGCTTGCCATTTCCACAACATGCAACGCACCGCTTGCCGCCTTGGTGGCATGTTCGCTGGGCCAGCCGTCACGCGGTGCCACCAGGCGCAGTTCGGCCAGGCCGAAATTTGCCATGGCCCGCGCCACCATGCCGATGTTCTGGCCAAGCTGCGGTTCGCACAGAATGATCGCCGGACCTTCGGCGATCAGCGGCTTGTTCTTGAAGTCGGTACCGGACATCCCATTCCTTCGCTATAGCGATATTTTCCTGCCACACCGTGCGGCAAAGCGGAAGGCCGCACACCTGCGGCAAACGGTGCAATACGAAAGCCTGATGGTTCTTTCTTTGCAGGGCCGAAAAGACTTTGCTAAGGAACGCGCAACCATTTCTTTCCGGCGGTCTCCCGCCACCGCATTCTCACATCGGAGAACTTTCTCACATGGCAAAAATCAAGGTCGAAAACCCGGTCGTCGAACTCGATGGCGACGAGATGACACGCATTATCTGGCAGTTCATCAAGGACAAGCTCATCCACCCCTATCTCGACATCGATCTTGAATATTATGATCTGGGCATCGAATACCGAGACAAGACGGACGATCAGGTGACCATCGATGCCGCCAATGCGATCAAGAAGCATGGCGTGGGCGTCAAATGCGCCACCATTACCCCGGACGAAGCCCGGGTCGAGGAATTCGGCCTGAAGAAGATGTGGCGCTCGCCAAACGGCACGATCCGCAACATCCTGGGCGGCGTAATCTTCCGCGAGCCGATCATCATCCGCAACGTGCCGCGCCTGGTGCCCGGCTGGACCCAGCCGATCATTGTCGGCCGCCACGCTTTCGGCGATCAGTATCGCGCCACCGATTTTCGCTTTCCCGGCAAGGGCAAGCTGACCATCAAGTTTGTCGGCGATGATGGCGAAACCATCGAGCACGAGGTGTTTGACGCACCGGCTGCCGGCGTTGCCATGGCGATGTACAATCTGGATGAATCGATCCGCGATTTCGCACGTGCCTCGATGAACTATGCCCTCGGCCGCAAGGTGCCCTGCTACCTGTCGACCAAGAACACGATCATGAAAGCCTATGACGGGCGCTTCAAGGACATCTTCCAGGAGATCTACGAGGCCGAGTTCGAGGAGAAATTCAAGGAAGCCAAAATCTGGTATGAGCACCGGCTCATCGACGACATGGTGGCTTCAGCCCTGAAATGGGCCGGCGGCTATGTCTGGGCCTGCAAAAACTACGATGGCGACGTGCAGTCCGATACCGTTGCCCAGGGCTTCGGTTCGCTCGGGCTCATGACCTCGGTGCTGATGTCGCCCGACGGCAAGACCGTCGAGGCCGAAGCTGCCCACGGCACGGTCACCCGTCACTACCGCCAGCACCAGAAGGGCGAAGCGACATCGACCAATTCGATCGCCTCGATCTTTGCCTGGACACGGGGGCTCGCCCACCGCGCCAAGCTGGATGACAATCCCGAGCTTGCCCAGTTTGCCGACACGCTTGAAGAGGTCTGCATTCACACCGTGGAAGACGGCTTCATGACCAAGGATCTGGCGCTGCTGATCGGCCCTGACCAGCCCTGGCTCGACACCATCGGCTTCCTCGACAAGGTCGATGAATATCTGCAGAAGGCGATGAGCGCATAACGCTTACAAACCGCATGCGGAACCAGACAAGCCGGACCATGTGTCCGGCTTTTTGTTGGGCCAGCCCAGCTTCGGCCAGCGGACGCTCAGTACCGGAAAACACCTGCAACCACCAAGCAATCGGGCTTTTTCGGCCAACGAGCCCCTTTCTCCCATCCATTACTTAGGCATTGACCTTAGTTTGCTTCATCGCTATACTTAGGCTTGTGCCTAACTATAATCGATCCTCTGACGGAACCATTGAAAGCGCCTTTGTTGCGCTTTCCGACCCGACGCGGCGAGCGGTGATACAAGCGCTCAGCGGCGGGCCTGCATCGGTTTCCGAGCTGGCCGGCCCCTTCGCCATGGCCCTGCCCTCCTTCACCCAGCATTTGGGGGTTCTGGAAAGTGCCGGCCTTATCGTGTCGAAAAAAAAGGGAAGGACGCGGATTTGCGCATTGAACCCGCAGGCCTTGCAGAATGCCGAGGCCTGGCTGGCTGCCCATCGGCGTCAATGGGAAGAACGCTTTGACCGCATGCAGGCACATCTGGAAAATGTAACGAAAGACAATTCAAATGAATGAGCACGGCAAAAACAGCACTTCCGAATGGGCGGCATGGCCCACGGAAAGGGAAATCGTCATCGCTCGCGTCGTCGACGCGGACCGTAAAACAGCATTTCGCGCATGGTCGGACCCCTCGCAGATCGTACAGTGGTTCGGGCCTGACGGGTTTCAGATCGAGAGCCACAAAATCGACATCCGCACCGGCGGTGTATGGCGCTTTGACATGATTTCCCCTGACGGCACGCGGTTTTCCAACCGTATGGAATTTCTTCAGGTGGAAGCGCCGAACGCCATTGAAGCAATCCACGGAGCAGACGTCGATGACGATCCGGACCGTTTTCGGCTGCTCGTGACGTTCGACGAACAGGACAACGGCAAGACGGTCATTACCTTGCGCCAGATGCATCCGAGCGCAGAGCGCCGTTCCATCGTCATCGGATTTGGCGCTGTGGAATATGGAACTCAGACACTGGACAAACTTGCGCGCCATGTCGGCGGATAGGCTCGGCTTTCGCAATTCCGGCCATCAAAAATCCGGTCTTTGCAAATACCGGTCAATCCGTCAGCTCAACCGGCAAGCGCATCCCTGACGGCCTGAAGTGCTTCGCCTGCCTTTGAACCATCCGGCCCGCCGGCCTGGGCCATGTCCGGACGCCCGCCGCCGCCCTTGCCGCCAACGGCCGTGGATGCGGCGCGCACCAGATCGACGGCGCTGATCTTGCCGGCAAGATCGCCGGTAACGCCGACAACCACAGCCGCCTTGCCGTCTTCTGCCCGGCTGACCATGGCAACGACGCCGGAGCCGACCCGCGCCTTGGCTTCGTCGACAAGCCCTTTCAGGTCCCTGGGCGCGATCCCCTCCAGCACCTGGCCGAGGAAGGAGACGCCCCCAACCTCCTCGGTTTCGGCCGGCGCTGCACCGCCACCGCCGCCCAGCGCCAGTTTCTTCTTTGCCTCGGCAAGCTCGCGCTCCAGCCGCTTGCGTTCTTCCACCAGCGCCCGAACCCGCGCCACCGCATCCTGCGGCGGCACTTTGAGGTGATCGGCAATTTCCTGTACCCGCGCTTCCTGTTCTTCCAGATAAGACAGCGCTTCGGCACCGGTCAGTGCCTCGATGCGGCGCACGCCGGAACCGACCGCGCTTTCGCCCAATATCTTGATGACGCCGATCTGGCCGGTATTGGCCACATGGGTACCGCCGCACAATTCAAGCGAATAGGTTTTGCCGGCCTTTGGCCCGCGGGTCGCCGTGCCCATGGAAACGACCCGCACCTCATCGCCGTATTTTTCGCCGAACAGCGCCATGGCGCCGGCTTCAATTGCATCATCGACCGCCATCAGCCGGGTCGAAACCGGGGCCGACTGCTGCACGATCTCATTGGCGATTTCCTCCACCTGCGCCAGTTCGCAAGCTTCGATCGCCTTTTGATGGGAAAAGTCGAACCGCAGCCGGTTGGGCGCTACCAGCGATCCTTTCTGCGCCACATGCTCGCCCAGCACGTTGCGCAGCGCTTCATGCACCAGATGGGTCGCCGAATGATGCCGCCTGAGGCCTGCCCGGGCTGCATGGTCGACTTCCAGTTCCACCGCAGCGCCCGGCGTTATCTCGCCTTCGCTGACCGTGCCGTAATGGACATGCAGTCCCTCGCCGCGTTTGCGGGTATCGCGAATTTCAATGCGCCCGCCCTCAAAGCGGATCTCGCCCTTGTCGCCCTGCTGGCCGCCCGATTCGCCATAAAACGGCGTCTGGTTGACGACCACGGCAACCTCATCGCCTGCCTTTGCCTGATTGACCAGCTTGCCGTCTGCGACAATGGCCTGCACCACACCTTCGGCCTGCTCGGTTTCATAGCCGAGAAATTCCGTGGCGCCGTGCTGCTCCTTCAGTTCGAACCAGATGCGCTCATCGGCAGCTTCGCCCGACCCAGCCCAGGAAGCGCGCGCCTCTGCCTTCTGGCGCTCCATCGCCGCATTGAAGGCATCGGTATCAACGCCAATGCCGCGCCGGCGCAGGGCATCCTGCGTCAGATCGAGCGGGAAGCCATAGGTGTCGTAGAGCTTGAAGGCGGTTTCCCCGTCAAGTTCATTCCCCTCCTTCATGCCCTCCGTTGCTTCACCGAGCAGCAGCAGACCGCGGTCGAGCGTGCGGCGGAAGCGCGTTTCCTCAAGCTCCAGCGTCTCGCCGATGAGCTTTTCGGCCCGCGTCAATTCGGGATAGGCACCGCCCATCTCGCTGACCAGAACCGGCACCAGACGGTGCATCAGCGGGTCCTTGGCGCCCAGCAGGCTGGCATGGCGCATGGCGCGGCGCATGATGCGGCGCAGCACATAGCCCCTGCCCTCATTGGAAGGCAGAACGCCATCGGAAATCAGGAATGCGGCGGCGCGAAGGTGATCGGCGATCACCCGGTGGCTCGGTATCTTGTCGCCCTTTGCTGCAACGCCGGTCGCCTCTTCGCTGGCGGCAATCAGCGTTCTGAACAGGTCGATGTCGTAATTGTCGTGCACGCCCTGCATGACGGCGGCAATGCGCTCCAGCCCCATGCCTGTATCGATCGACGGCTTGGGAAGATCGATGCGCTCATCTGGCGTCACCTGCTCGAACTGCATGAAAACCAGGTTCCATATCTCGATGAACCGGTCGCCATCTTCATCCGGGCTTCCCGGCGGGCCGCCGGGAATATGATCGCCGTGATCATAAAAGATCTCGGAACACGGCCCGCAGGGGCCGGTATCGCCCATCGCCCAGAAATTGTCATGGGTGGCGATGCGGATGATCCTGTCGTCGGCAAGACCGGCGATCTTCTTCCAAAGGTCGAACGCCTGATCGTCTGTATGATAAACCGTCACCAGCAGCCGGTCCCGATCGAGCCCGAACTCTTTTGTCAGCAATTCCCAGGCATAGCCGATCGCCTCTTCCTTGAAGTAGTCGCCAAAGGAGAAATTGCCGAGCATTTCGAAAAAAGTGTGGTGGCGCGCTGTATAGCCCACATTGTCGAGATCGTTGTGCTTGCCGCCGGCGCGCACGCAGCGCTGGGACGTGGCAGCACGCGAATAGGGCCGTGTTTCAAGTCCGGTAAAGACGTTCTTGAACTGCACCATGCCCGAATTGGTGAACATCAGCGTTGGGTCGTTGCGCGGCACCAGCGGGCTGGAGGCGACAACCTCATGCCCCTTGTCCTTGAAGAAATCGAGGAAACTTGAACGGATTTCGTTTACGCCGCGCATGGAATGTTCACCGGGTCCAACTGATCTTGTTTGCGCTTTCAGGCCCTGCGCTTAACTCAAAGCCCCAACCGCACCTGTTTGAAACCATGGCTTGGCCTGTTGCAGGCCCGGCTTGCCGCGGCAACCGGGCCGCATGATGACCGGCAAAGGAGAAAATTCCCGCCGCAACCGGTCGCAACGCCGCCCTTCCGGTAAGCCGTGCCCGCAAGCCATGCCCGCAAGCCATGCCCGCAAGCCATGTCTGTAAACCATGCAGGTGGTTCCGCACAGGTGGGGCGCTTTTAGACGAGGGCGCAAAAACTGTCCACAGGCAGGGTCAATTTCGCCGCTGCCGCAAGCAAGTCCTCCAATAACGGCAAGCCCCGCCATAACGGCCAGTCGAATGAACGGCCAGTTAAATGACAAACGCGGCGGAAACCCCGCCGCGCGGTAAAACCTGCATAAGGCAATGCCGCACAAGGAAATGGCCGAAACAAACGGACGGTTAGCCCCTTGATTCGGCCGGAGGCATGAGGCTTCAGCTCCCTGACAACTTCAACCCCCTGCCCGCTTCAGCGCATGCCCGCCTCAGCTCTTGGCCGCTTCAGCCCTCGGCAGCTTCACCGCCGGGTGCCGGCACCGCTTCGTCCGGTCCCTCGTCATCCTCTTTTGAAGGTTCGCCCTCCAGCAGCGAGCCGGCGATCAGCCCGGCATTCTGGCGCAGCGCCAGTTCGATCTCGTCACCAACCGCCGGGTTGTCGCGCAAAAACTGCTTGGCGTTTTCCCGGCCCTGGCCAAGGCGCTCGGAATTGTAGGAGAACCAGGCCCCTGATTTTTCCACGATCCCCGCCTTGACGCCGAGATCGATGAGTTCGCCGGTTTTCGAAACCCCTTCGCCATACATGATGTCGAATTCGACCTGTTTGAAGGGCGGCGCCAGCTTGTTCTTAACCACCTTGATACGGGTCTGGTTGCCGATCACCTCATCGCGGTCCTTGACCGCGCCGATGCGGCGGATATCCAGGCGCACAGAGGAATAGAACTTCAGCGCATTGCCGCCCGTCGTCGTTTCCGGCGAACCGAACATGACGCCGATTTTCATGCGGATCTGATTGATGAAGACCACCATGGTGTTGGAACGCGAAATCGAGGCAGTCAGCTTTCTCAGCGCCTGGCTCATCAGCCGGGCCTGCAGACCGGGCAGCGAATCGCCCATTTCGCCCTCGATCTCGGCGCGCGGCGTCAGGGCCGCCACCGAATCGACCACCAGCACGTCGACGGCGCCCGAACGCACCAGCGTATCGGCAATTTCCAGCGCCTGTTCGCCGGTATCGGGCTGGGAAATCAGCAGGTCTTCCAGATTGACGCCCAGCTTGCGGGCATAGACCGGATCGAGCGCATGTTCGGCATCGACAAAGGCGCAAATGCCGCCCTTTTTCTGGGCTTCGGCGATGACATGCAGCGTCATCGTCGTCTTGCCGGAGGATTCAGGCCCGTAAATCTCGATGACCCGCCCCTTGGGCAGCCCGCCGACGCCGAGCGCGATATCGAGCCCCAGCGAACCGGTCGGCACGGTTTCGATCTCCACGACCTGCTCGTTCTTGCCGAGCTTCATGATCGAGCCCTTGCCGAAGGCCCGCTCGATCTGGCTGAGCGCTGCATCCAGCGCTTTCGACTTGTCCACCGTGTTGTCCTCTACCAGACGCAATGAATTCTGTGCCATGGGGTTATCATCCTTCCCGGTTGCCGCATAGACTTTTCACCGCCTGTCCTCTTTCTTCCCGCGTGTCCCTGCCGCCCAGTGCGCTGCTTTGCCCAGTGCGCTGCTTTGCCCGGTGCGCTGCTTCAACACGCCCATAAGGCGCTCATAAGGCACCTTGCGCGCAGGCACGCGGCAACCCGCCCGGGCAGGCAAAACCGGAATGGCAACGCCCTGCAGGCTTTCATCCCGCCTTCAGTGCGCCCGCCTTCAATCAGCGAGGACCGCCACCGGGGCGCCGGAATCATGAGGAATTCAGGCCTCGCCACAATGTACCAGTTTTGTTCTCATTTTGTCAATCGGTGTAAGCAATTGAAAAAACGTCGGAATTAAAATTTGTTCTCGTGGTGTTCTTGGCGACTCCGATCCGCATATATCCCCTTGACGTATGTAGCGCTAATCCCTATATATGGAGTACAGGAGATTGGCGATGTTTAAACCGATGAATATTCAGAAGTTTTTCGAGTTGTTCCCGAATGATGATGCCTGCTTGGAGCATCTGTTCAAGATACGCTACGGCACCGAACCGCGTTGCACGAAGTGCGGACAGGTCGGCAAGTTTCGCAAACTGTCCAAGATGCCTGCCTACACCTGTAATTGCGGCCATCACATTCACCCGATGGTTGGCACCCCGTTTGAACGGTCCAGAACCCCTTTGCAGAAGTGGTTCTATGCCATGTTCATCTTCACCACGACGCGCAACGGTGTTGCTGCAAAGGAAATTCAGCGCCAGCTTGGCGTGACCTACAAGACGGCGTGGCGCATCGCGCATGAAATCCGCAAGTACATGAACCAAGTGGACGGCGACGGTCCTATCGGCCCGAAGGGCATTGTAGAGGCTGACAAGGCGTTTATCGGCGGCAAGGACAAACAGGGTCAGGACGACAAATCGGTTGTTCTCGGCGTTGTGGAGCGTGGTGGCGATCTGGTCACTCGTGTCATTCCGAACCGCCGCGAGTATACCGTTGCCAATGCGGTCACTTCCCTTGTCCAGCGCGGCGCTAGAATTGCCACAGACGAAGCTCGCGCCTTCAAGAACCTTCCCGAATACGGATACCGTCACGGCACGGTCAATCACTCCAAGAAGGAATGGACGGCTGGACCGAATAACGAGGTTCATACCAACACCATTGAAGCTTTCTGGGGCTGGTTGAAACGGGGCGTCAACGGAACGCATGTCTGGGTATCTGAAAAGCATCTGCCGAAATACCTTGGCGAGTTCGAGTTCCGTTTCAATCTTCGGGATCGTCCCGATCAGATGTTCCCCCTGCTTCTGGTTTCTTTCCCCAAGCCATAGCGTTTAGGAGGCGGTTGAATGCCGCCTCATCGCCTTCCGCGTCGTGTTCCTTGGCGAACTGTTTGAGAAGCCCTTTCTTGCGGGCTTCTTCAAGGCTTAGATATCTTCCGGTGGACATAGCAACTCCAATGCTTTCCGGTTTATTCTTAGATCGCCGTAGATTCTCTGCTCTTGCCGATTGAGGTTGGCTTCTTCTGCTTCATGAGTATGAATGACCGGCGCGTCCTCGGATGAGTCCGCTATGTAAACATAGTCAAGCTTTATGTAGTTATCCCCCCAAAACCTTGACGGTATCTGCTTTCGGAAGTCCTGAAAACGATCCGGCAATTCAATAATTTCATACCCCCAAATTGGGATTTGCCCCTCAAAACCGATTTCCCGCAATTTTGCAGCAGCTTTGCTCCGCTTTGCATCAATATCCAAGTCGGGTGACCACTGGCCCGACAGCCTTTCTATGATTAGTTCGATTGCATCTTTTACAGAGATTAGATGCCGACCCGATCGATCAAAGAACTCCCAGCTTTCTCTGATTGTCCTTTCCTGTTTCACCACTGTGATTATCAGTCCGACAACCGCCCAGGTGATAATCAGGCCGAGCGCAATTGGTATCACAACCCACCAACTCATCTCCGGCCACCCAATCGAAGGAGAAACGAAGTTGTAGACTGTGATGATCCCAGCGAGTGCGCTAGGCAGCATAAACCACTTGCCGCCCACCGCCTTGATAAAGGCTTTGATGTGTTCCATCCCCTACACATGATACCAACCCTCGAAAGAGTCAAGCATACGTTTAGGGGATATATGCGCTCCGATCCGCATGCATTGGCTTTTAGCCAGCCAGCCCGCCGCCGAGGGAATGGCCGGTCAGGGTGACATCCTGGGCAATGCCGTCAAAGGCATCGGCGCCGGTTGCCGCTTCGTAGAACTCGAACGCCAATTCCGACTGGCCGGTCGGATACCCGCCGCCCGAAATCCAGCCATTCAGAACATCACTGCCCCCACTCTCCGGATCGGAAGAGAAAGTGTCGTTGTCCGTTCCCCGATAGGAAATGACCGTCTCGCCGTTCCACTCATAGGCGACCGCGTAGAATCCGGCGGCGACTTCAGGGTCATTCACCCCAGTGTCCGACTGCTGAGTAATGGTTGCTGTGCCGATTGAAGCTCCCAATCCGCCTAGACCTTCGATCCCCTCGCCATAACCGCGATTGTATACGTCCATGGAAAGGATGGCGTACATAAGATCAGGTGAAATACTCATTTGAAGCTCTCCGAAGTGAAATTG from Salaquimonas pukyongi harbors:
- a CDS encoding IS1595 family transposase — translated: MFKPMNIQKFFELFPNDDACLEHLFKIRYGTEPRCTKCGQVGKFRKLSKMPAYTCNCGHHIHPMVGTPFERSRTPLQKWFYAMFIFTTTRNGVAAKEIQRQLGVTYKTAWRIAHEIRKYMNQVDGDGPIGPKGIVEADKAFIGGKDKQGQDDKSVVLGVVERGGDLVTRVIPNRREYTVANAVTSLVQRGARIATDEARAFKNLPEYGYRHGTVNHSKKEWTAGPNNEVHTNTIEAFWGWLKRGVNGTHVWVSEKHLPKYLGEFEFRFNLRDRPDQMFPLLLVSFPKP
- a CDS encoding SRPBCC family protein, with the protein product MNEHGKNSTSEWAAWPTEREIVIARVVDADRKTAFRAWSDPSQIVQWFGPDGFQIESHKIDIRTGGVWRFDMISPDGTRFSNRMEFLQVEAPNAIEAIHGADVDDDPDRFRLLVTFDEQDNGKTVITLRQMHPSAERRSIVIGFGAVEYGTQTLDKLARHVGG
- a CDS encoding NADP-dependent isocitrate dehydrogenase is translated as MAKIKVENPVVELDGDEMTRIIWQFIKDKLIHPYLDIDLEYYDLGIEYRDKTDDQVTIDAANAIKKHGVGVKCATITPDEARVEEFGLKKMWRSPNGTIRNILGGVIFREPIIIRNVPRLVPGWTQPIIVGRHAFGDQYRATDFRFPGKGKLTIKFVGDDGETIEHEVFDAPAAGVAMAMYNLDESIRDFARASMNYALGRKVPCYLSTKNTIMKAYDGRFKDIFQEIYEAEFEEKFKEAKIWYEHRLIDDMVASALKWAGGYVWACKNYDGDVQSDTVAQGFGSLGLMTSVLMSPDGKTVEAEAAHGTVTRHYRQHQKGEATSTNSIASIFAWTRGLAHRAKLDDNPELAQFADTLEEVCIHTVEDGFMTKDLALLIGPDQPWLDTIGFLDKVDEYLQKAMSA
- the alaS gene encoding alanine--tRNA ligase, with the translated sequence MRGVNEIRSSFLDFFKDKGHEVVASSPLVPRNDPTLMFTNSGMVQFKNVFTGLETRPYSRAATSQRCVRAGGKHNDLDNVGYTARHHTFFEMLGNFSFGDYFKEEAIGYAWELLTKEFGLDRDRLLVTVYHTDDQAFDLWKKIAGLADDRIIRIATHDNFWAMGDTGPCGPCSEIFYDHGDHIPGGPPGSPDEDGDRFIEIWNLVFMQFEQVTPDERIDLPKPSIDTGMGLERIAAVMQGVHDNYDIDLFRTLIAASEEATGVAAKGDKIPSHRVIADHLRAAAFLISDGVLPSNEGRGYVLRRIMRRAMRHASLLGAKDPLMHRLVPVLVSEMGGAYPELTRAEKLIGETLELEETRFRRTLDRGLLLLGEATEGMKEGNELDGETAFKLYDTYGFPLDLTQDALRRRGIGVDTDAFNAAMERQKAEARASWAGSGEAADERIWFELKEQHGATEFLGYETEQAEGVVQAIVADGKLVNQAKAGDEVAVVVNQTPFYGESGGQQGDKGEIRFEGGRIEIRDTRKRGEGLHVHYGTVSEGEITPGAAVELEVDHAARAGLRRHHSATHLVHEALRNVLGEHVAQKGSLVAPNRLRFDFSHQKAIEACELAQVEEIANEIVQQSAPVSTRLMAVDDAIEAGAMALFGEKYGDEVRVVSMGTATRGPKAGKTYSLELCGGTHVANTGQIGVIKILGESAVGSGVRRIEALTGAEALSYLEEQEARVQEIADHLKVPPQDAVARVRALVEERKRLERELAEAKKKLALGGGGGAAPAETEEVGGVSFLGQVLEGIAPRDLKGLVDEAKARVGSGVVAMVSRAEDGKAAVVVGVTGDLAGKISAVDLVRAASTAVGGKGGGGRPDMAQAGGPDGSKAGEALQAVRDALAG
- a CDS encoding FixH family protein, with the translated sequence MRNLKILAGIALIAIAGYFAWMAMMPQHQGHLQNSGQQNTGQTESGMDLRTEKPSKTGLYTVSFIPVQGEPSTGPISVWHLKVSDSTGAPVRGAKISVDGGMPAHGHGLPTSPAATGEIEPGVYAIDGIKFSMVGHWVFDVTIEAAGGTDTVRFNRVLE
- a CDS encoding cytochrome-c peroxidase is translated as MKLLSTLRVAVSALIGLVPAACSGPELTPYDMKRAKEFMLSSLPALGADPTNRYGDDPGAAMLGEKLFFDTALSANSNVSCASCHQPDKAFQDGLPRGLGIGETPRRTMALRGAQWGDWFFWDGRKDSQWSQALEPLETPAEHGMTRDMVAREVVTRYRTDYEAVFGPVPDASDWPYLASPLLPGAPQENWEKASPAVQDAINLVFANTGKAIAAFQRTLLPEENRIDRFFAARLAGKEPAEGDRLTEDEIEGFKLFTGKARCDNCHSGPLYTDQFFHNTGVELGNREKPDYGRALAVLFLKQDLFSCAGPYSDAEPMQCRELRFMSDDPSVFEGAFKTPGLRGVSQRPPYMHAGQIKTLEEVVDHYVVRPDPFATLPELDGTISPHGVHTEVPEIELSEEEKRQLVAFLNAL
- a CDS encoding ArsR/SmtB family transcription factor, whose translation is MPNYNRSSDGTIESAFVALSDPTRRAVIQALSGGPASVSELAGPFAMALPSFTQHLGVLESAGLIVSKKKGRTRICALNPQALQNAEAWLAAHRRQWEERFDRMQAHLENVTKDNSNE
- the recA gene encoding recombinase RecA, producing MAQNSLRLVEDNTVDKSKALDAALSQIERAFGKGSIMKLGKNEQVVEIETVPTGSLGLDIALGVGGLPKGRVIEIYGPESSGKTTMTLHVIAEAQKKGGICAFVDAEHALDPVYARKLGVNLEDLLISQPDTGEQALEIADTLVRSGAVDVLVVDSVAALTPRAEIEGEMGDSLPGLQARLMSQALRKLTASISRSNTMVVFINQIRMKIGVMFGSPETTTGGNALKFYSSVRLDIRRIGAVKDRDEVIGNQTRIKVVKNKLAPPFKQVEFDIMYGEGVSKTGELIDLGVKAGIVEKSGAWFSYNSERLGQGRENAKQFLRDNPAVGDEIELALRQNAGLIAGSLLEGEPSKEDDEGPDEAVPAPGGEAAEG